The Parolsenella catena region ACGACGGAGCGCATGTACGGTGCCATGACCGACGAGGGCCATCCCGTGACGCAGGCGCACCGTCGCCTGGACGTCATCAAAGCGGACTCCGCCACGGCGGCGCTGCTTGACGTCGAGGTGGGGGACCCGCTGTTCTTGTTCCACACCGTGGGGCGTGAGGCCGATGGCCGGGCCGTCGAGTACTCCGTGGCCACCTACCGCGGCGAGAACAACACGTTCGAGTTCAACGTCAGTCGCGAGGAGGCGTAGCCCTCCAGCGGGGATGGTCGGCACCGGCCTCCTTGCCACACATATATGAAGCGAGCGCCCGCCGGATCCTGGGTTATCCGGCGGGCGCTCTCTCAAAGAGGGTGCGGTCTTGTGCGGTGCGGGCCCTACAGCTCGATGGAGTCGACGCCCTGCTCCTCGAAGCGGCGGCGAATCTCGTTGATGATGGGGATGCCTGCCGAGCAGCCGATGCGCGTGGCGCCAGCGCGCACCATGTCAAGGAACGTGTCGGCGTCACGGATGCCGCCGGAGGCCTTGACCTGCACGGCGTCGCCCACGGTGGCCTTCATGAGCTTGACGTCCTCGACGGTGGCGCCGCCGGTGGAGCAGCCCGTGGACGTCTTGACGAACGTGGGCTTCACGCGCGTGGCAATCTCGCAGATCTTGACCTTCTCCTCATCGGTGAGCAGGCAGGTCTCGAGGATGACCTTGCAGGGGATGGGCAGCCCCGTGGCCTCGCGGGCCTCCTGGCAAGCGGCCACGATCTGGGTCATCTCGTCCTCGACGTAGTCCCAGTTGCCAGCCTTGACCTGCGTGAGGTTCACGACGTAGTCGATCTCGTTGGCGCCGTTGGCGAGCGCGTCCTTGGTCTCGAAAACCTTGGAGGCGATGGACGTCTGGCCCAGCGGGAAGCTGATGGCGGCGCCGGTGTCGATGTCGGTGCCGGCAAGGCGCTCGGAGCAGAACTTCACGGGCACCTGGTTGATGGCGACCATCTTGAAGTGATACTCCTTGGCCTCGTCGCAGAGCTTGGCGAGGTCCTCCTCCGTTGCGTCGGCGTGGATGTTCGTGTGGTCGATGAGGCGAGAGAGCTCGTCGAGGGTCCAGCGTGCCATGGCATATCCTTCCTATGGGCGAGCGGCTACATCCGCTCAGTTTGCTTAGCTAATATGTCAGAACAATAGGTTATCTATAGCAATATGTCATCTGTAAACGGTGAAATCTCGCCCGCAAGTGGTGCTTATTGTCATAGACGTTCCGCAAACCATGGGAGATATGAACTAACATAACTATTTCAATCGCTGTGTTACGAGTGGACCCGCCCAAGACGCCGTAGGCCCTGCGCTGGGTATACTCATCCCTACGCGCGATGCGCGCCCAGCCGGCGAGAGAGCCGGCGGCCAGGCCGGGGCATTCCGGTCAGAGCCGGCAGCCATGCCGGCATGCCATGAGCGAGGAGAACATGAACGCCAAGAACGACACCGGAGACTGTCACAGTAGGTGCCAGCGCGAGGCCCGCCGCGTCGCGAGCCCGCTTGCAACCTTGACGTGCGGGGAGGTGCCGTCATGGGAGTAGCGCTCAGCATCATCCTCACGCTCGTTCTCACCATCGCCAACGGCTACTTCTCGATGTCGGAGTCCGCGCTCGTCGCGGCGAAGCGCGCCGTCCTCGAGCATGACGCAGACGAGGGCGACAAGCGCGCCAAGGTGGCGCTCGAGCTCTCCGGGGACTCCGGCCAGTTCCTCGCTGCCATCCAGGTGGCCATCACGCTCGTGGGCTTCTTCTCGGCCATGGTGGCCTCCACCACGCTCTCCGACCCGCTTGCCGATTGGCTCATCTCGCTGGGCGCTCCGGCTGGCATCTGCACCGCGGTCGCACCCATCGTCATCACGGTCATCGTCTCCTATGTCTCCATCGTGGCCGGCGAGCTCGTTCCCAAGCGCATCGCGCTGGCCAACGCCGAGTCCGTGGCAAAGTCGGTCTCGCCATTCCTGCGCGGCTTCTCCCGCGCGGTGGCCCCGCTCGTGTGGCTCACATCAAAGTCTGCCGACGGCCTGAGCCGACTTCTCGGCATCAAGTCCGCCGACGACCGCCAGGAGGTCTCCGAGGAGGAGATCCGCTACATGGTGACGGACGCGGACGAGCTCTCCGACAAGGAGAAGTCGATGATTCACGAGATCTTCGACCTGGGAGACGCCATCGCCCGCGAGGTCATGGTGCCGCGCGTCGACCTCACGGCCGTCGAGGACACCGAGACCCTGGGCAGCGTCCTTGCGCTCATGCGCCGCACGGGCTACTCGCGCATCCCGGTGTTTCACGAGGATGTCGACCGCATCGTGGGAGTGGCCCACATCAAGGACCTCCTTGGCCCCATCGTCGACAAGGGCGAGGCGGACCGGCCCATCCGCGACTACGTGCGCGACCCGGTGTTCGTGCCCGACACAAAGGACATCATCCCGTTGCTGTCCGAGATGCAGCAGCGCCATGACCAGATGGCCATCGTCGTGGACGAGTACGGCGGCACGGCCGGCGTCATCACGATCGAGGACATCGTCGAGGAGGTCGTGGGAGAGATCGAGGACGAGTTCGACCCCGACAACAAGTACCTCACGCGCCTGTCTGAGCGCGAGTGGCTCGTTGACGGCCGCTTCTCCATCGATGATGCCCGCGACCTTGGCTGGCCCATCGAGGACTCCGAGGAGTACGAGACGGTCGCTGGCTTCATTCTCGAGCTTGCCGACTCGGTACCCAGCCCCGGCGACGCGTTCGAGGTCGAGGGCTACACGTTTCGTGTGCAGTCCATGCGTGGCCGCCGCATCGCGCTGCTGCGCGTCACCGCGCCGGCGCCGGCGCCCGAGGCCCAAGACGAGGATGCCGTCGGGCGGCGCTAGCCCCCGCCCGCGCCCGAGGGGAGAATTCGGCTACCATTTGTGAGGGCGCACACGCGTCTGGTACGTTGCCCGCCTGGCCCCGTGGCCAAGCGCCGGCAACCTCGCACAACCACAAGGGAGCAAGCATGGCTCAGCTCATCGACATCCGCCGCGTCGCCGTGGCGCCCAAGCACTTCACCGCCCGCGTCACCATCGCAAACGGTGGCCCCCTCATGACCGACGAGGACCTCGTCGGCACCACCCACGTCTACAACCTGCTGCCCCAGATCACGGAGCATGCCTGCCTGGGAGACTCCGGCGAGACGTTTCGCGACGTCATGGGCTCCACGGAGGTGGCGCACCTGCTCGAGCATGTGACGATCGAGCTCATGGCCCAGACGGGCCTGGGTGGCGACGTCTCCTGTGGGCGCACGTGGGAGGTCACGGGCGAGCCGCGCACCTATGACGTGCAGCTTGCCTGCCCCGATGACGTCCTTGTTGCCTCGGCCCTCTCGAGTGCGGCCTGGATCTTGCAGTGGGCCTACTCGGGCGGTGCCGACCCCAAGCCCGACGTTGCGGCCATCGTCTCGGGCATCCGCGAGCTCGTGGAGAACGCCGAGCAGATTGCCGAGCGCGAGGCCGCCGAGGACGCCGCTGCCGCCGACGCCCGCGAGGAGGACGCCGACGAGCCTGCCGACGCCACTGTCGGCGAGCAGGTGGAGGAGCCGCAGACGGATGCCGTTCCCGGAGAGGGCGAGGCATAGCCCCTCGGCTGGGTATAATCGCCAACAACGAACGACCGACAACGAGCACTCGCGCATGCGCGGGTGCCAAAGGAGGCAGCTATGAGCAAGGGTGCAGCTGGATTTGTCCTGGGAAGCGTCTTTGGTGCGGCCGTGGGTGCCGTCGCCGGCATCATGCTGGCCCCCCGCTCCGGCGCGGAGAGCCGCGCCATGGCTGCCGACGCCATGAATGACGCCTGGGACGCCGCGGCGGACGCCTACGAGAAGGGCGGCAGCGTCGTCAACGATCGCCTCAGCGGCCTTCGTCCCACGGTCGACGCCACGACCGACGAGCTGCGCGCCAAGATCGACCTCGCCCGCGAGCGCATGGACCAGCTCCGCAGCACGCTGTCAGACAACGTCGCCGCTGCCGCGGACACCGTGACGAACACCGTCACCGCCGTGGCCGACAAGGTTGGCGCCGCCGTTCCGCAGGCGCCTGCCACCGAGGCCGTTGACGTCCACGTGGAGGAGAGCTCCGAGGACGCTGAGGCCTAGCCTCTCGCAAGCGATTGGATGCGGGGCGCCGCGGGAGACCGCCGGCGCCCCGTCTTTTTGAGATGGGTACGCAATGGCAAAGCAGATGATGGGCCAGCTCGTTCGCAAGAGGGTCTTCGTGCCGGGGAAGGCCTCGCGCAAGCAGGCGA contains the following coding sequences:
- the deoC gene encoding deoxyribose-phosphate aldolase, encoding MARWTLDELSRLIDHTNIHADATEEDLAKLCDEAKEYHFKMVAINQVPVKFCSERLAGTDIDTGAAISFPLGQTSIASKVFETKDALANGANEIDYVVNLTQVKAGNWDYVEDEMTQIVAACQEAREATGLPIPCKVILETCLLTDEEKVKICEIATRVKPTFVKTSTGCSTGGATVEDVKLMKATVGDAVQVKASGGIRDADTFLDMVRAGATRIGCSAGIPIINEIRRRFEEQGVDSIEL
- a CDS encoding hemolysin family protein, translating into MGVALSIILTLVLTIANGYFSMSESALVAAKRAVLEHDADEGDKRAKVALELSGDSGQFLAAIQVAITLVGFFSAMVASTTLSDPLADWLISLGAPAGICTAVAPIVITVIVSYVSIVAGELVPKRIALANAESVAKSVSPFLRGFSRAVAPLVWLTSKSADGLSRLLGIKSADDRQEVSEEEIRYMVTDADELSDKEKSMIHEIFDLGDAIAREVMVPRVDLTAVEDTETLGSVLALMRRTGYSRIPVFHEDVDRIVGVAHIKDLLGPIVDKGEADRPIRDYVRDPVFVPDTKDIIPLLSEMQQRHDQMAIVVDEYGGTAGVITIEDIVEEVVGEIEDEFDPDNKYLTRLSEREWLVDGRFSIDDARDLGWPIEDSEEYETVAGFILELADSVPSPGDAFEVEGYTFRVQSMRGRRIALLRVTAPAPAPEAQDEDAVGRR
- a CDS encoding cyanophycin synthetase family protein, producing the protein MAQLIDIRRVAVAPKHFTARVTIANGGPLMTDEDLVGTTHVYNLLPQITEHACLGDSGETFRDVMGSTEVAHLLEHVTIELMAQTGLGGDVSCGRTWEVTGEPRTYDVQLACPDDVLVASALSSAAWILQWAYSGGADPKPDVAAIVSGIRELVENAEQIAEREAAEDAAAADAREEDADEPADATVGEQVEEPQTDAVPGEGEA
- a CDS encoding YtxH domain-containing protein, with the protein product MSKGAAGFVLGSVFGAAVGAVAGIMLAPRSGAESRAMAADAMNDAWDAAADAYEKGGSVVNDRLSGLRPTVDATTDELRAKIDLARERMDQLRSTLSDNVAAAADTVTNTVTAVADKVGAAVPQAPATEAVDVHVEESSEDAEA